GCATTGACCACGCATCCCCAAAGCATGCGATGTCCGCGTAAGCGACTGTTCCTTCACGACTAGTTTGCTGTCGGCACGCGGGGTGCGCAGCTTCTTGTTTGACGCAGCCGCGGGACAGGGAGGCTGCGGCTGGTACGTCCGTCAATGTTTCCACGGAGGAACCTGTCATGAAGCGTTCGATTTCCTTTCCGACCCTTGCTACCGTTTCACTCATCGCAGGCCTGCTGATTGCGCTGAGCGCTGCGCTCGCCCAACCGGTGGAAGACAGCGGTGCGCAGACGCGACCCTACGTCGATCCCATGGTAATTGGAGACTCCACCCTTGCCAGATGCACGTCCATGTTCCGCATCCTCGACGCGAACCATGACGGCTACATCACCCGGGACGAAGCGAGGAAGTCGGCCGAGACGACCGCCGTCTGGAAGCGACTCGACGACGATCTCAACGATCGGCTCTCGTTCGACGAGTTCTGCGCGGCAAATGCGCCCGGCCCCTGACCGCCTCCAGGGGGCGAGCGGCCCGACAGTCACACGCGCCGAATCTGCTGTCGGAAATCGTGCATGGGCGGCGCTTCGCGCATAATGCTCGAACGTAC
The sequence above is a segment of the Betaproteobacteria bacterium genome. Coding sequences within it:
- a CDS encoding EF-hand domain-containing protein produces the protein MKRSISFPTLATVSLIAGLLIALSAALAQPVEDSGAQTRPYVDPMVIGDSTLARCTSMFRILDANHDGYITRDEARKSAETTAVWKRLDDDLNDRLSFDEFCAANAPGP